Proteins encoded within one genomic window of uncultured Desulfobacter sp.:
- a CDS encoding ABC transporter permease subunit, which yields MRIPDKTRACIILLISGWFVLFGVIPLLLLVITSFLTMDPSDLVNFSFTLRAYSQLFIEPGYIIIFTRSVKLALTTTLLCLGLGYPFAWYTARMPPRWRTSALILLMIPFWTNSLVRTYAMRMVLGAHGILNKALLSLGFIQTPLRIMYTDYAVLAGLFYLMLPFMVLPLYATIEKLNFQLVEAARDLGAGAVSSFTKIIFPLTLPGIMAGCVMVFVPTMGLYYVASLLGGARQLLVGNLIQQQFLNARNWPLGSATSIILIIFMAVMLIGYGLLLRRCSRERK from the coding sequence ATGAGAATTCCTGACAAAACCCGCGCCTGCATTATCCTGCTGATCTCAGGATGGTTTGTTCTTTTCGGTGTCATACCGTTGCTGCTGCTTGTCATTACAAGTTTTCTGACTATGGATCCTTCAGATCTGGTCAACTTCTCTTTCACATTAAGAGCGTACTCACAACTGTTTATTGAACCCGGCTATATTATTATATTCACCCGGTCAGTAAAACTTGCCCTGACAACAACCCTGCTGTGCTTGGGTTTAGGATATCCCTTTGCCTGGTACACGGCCAGAATGCCGCCCAGATGGCGCACATCAGCCCTTATACTTTTAATGATCCCCTTCTGGACGAATTCCCTTGTCAGGACCTATGCCATGCGCATGGTGCTGGGCGCCCACGGCATACTTAACAAGGCCCTTTTGAGCCTGGGATTTATCCAGACCCCTTTGAGAATCATGTACACGGATTATGCAGTTCTGGCAGGTCTTTTTTATCTGATGCTGCCCTTCATGGTCCTGCCGCTGTATGCAACCATAGAAAAGCTGAATTTTCAATTGGTTGAAGCGGCCAGGGATCTTGGCGCCGGTGCGGTGAGTTCATTTACCAAAATTATTTTTCCCCTTACCCTGCCCGGTATTATGGCAGGCTGTGTCATGGTATTTGTCCCCACCATGGGGCTTTATTATGTGGCCTCCCTTTTGGGCGGTGCACGCCAACTGCTTGTGGGCAACCTGATCCAGCAGCAGTTCCTCAACGCCAGAAACTGGCCTTTGGGCTCGGCAACCAGCATTATACTTATTATTTTCATGGCAGTGATGCTGATCGGATACGGCCTGCTGCTGCGCCGTTGCAGCCGGGAAAGGAAATAA
- the potC gene encoding spermidine/putrescine ABC transporter permease PotC encodes MGLFRLFYFAGIFFYLYLPISVLIVNAFNLNKYGMKWDGFTFKWFGAMLENHSLMEAARHSIVIAVCAATLATMIGALAAIGLNRYRFFGRKVIQGTSMTLMMTPDIILAIAFLVLFVTLGVGLGFWSLLFSHITFCLPFAIMTITGRLQDFDPNIIDAARDLGASEKNILTRVILPMMRPALISSWLLAFTLSLDDVIISSFVTGPSYDVLPLRIFSMVKVGVKPEVNALAALLVLLSLALVIVSQLMLKEKKIA; translated from the coding sequence ATGGGCTTATTCAGGCTGTTTTACTTTGCAGGCATTTTTTTCTATCTTTACCTGCCCATCAGCGTATTGATTGTCAACGCATTTAATCTGAATAAATACGGCATGAAATGGGACGGATTTACATTTAAATGGTTTGGGGCCATGCTTGAAAATCACTCCTTGATGGAGGCGGCCCGCCATTCCATAGTCATTGCCGTATGCGCGGCCACCCTGGCCACAATGATCGGCGCCTTGGCTGCCATCGGCCTGAACCGTTACCGGTTTTTCGGCCGAAAAGTGATCCAGGGTACCAGCATGACCCTGATGATGACCCCGGACATTATCCTGGCCATTGCCTTTCTTGTTCTTTTCGTCACCCTGGGTGTCGGGTTGGGGTTCTGGTCCCTGCTGTTTTCCCACATCACCTTTTGCCTGCCCTTTGCCATCATGACCATCACGGGAAGACTGCAGGATTTTGACCCCAATATTATTGATGCTGCCAGGGATCTTGGGGCATCGGAAAAAAACATTCTCACCCGTGTCATTCTGCCCATGATGCGGCCAGCACTGATCTCAAGCTGGCTTTTGGCCTTTACCCTGTCCCTTGATGATGTCATCATCAGTTCATTTGTTACAGGTCCAAGTTACGATGTACTGCCGTTGAGAATCTTTTCAATGGTTAAAGTGGGAGTCAAACCTGAAGTAAATGCGCTTGCCGCCCTTCTGGTCCTGCTCTCCCTTGCATTGGTTATTGTCAGTCAATTAATGTTAAAGGAGAAAAAAATCGCATGA
- a CDS encoding extracellular solute-binding protein: MKTLLKLLIILIVVLLTLIQAQAAEKIYVYNWTEYLPESVIAQFTKETGIEVVYATYDSNEAMYAKLKLIKKDGYDVAVPSTYFVSKMGREGMLMKLDQTLLPNMKDLDPELLNKDYDPNNTYSIPYMWGSTGIAVNTDEIPKEQITSWKDLWKPEFKGRLLLQDDLREVFHMALRIKGFSGNTTNPKEIEQAYLLLKDLMPNVLLFNSDSPRLPFLAGEVSIGMIWNGEAWMAQQENPAIQYVYPREGASFWVDSFVIPKGARNPKGAHAFINFMMKPEVAKTCVEEYGYPTPVKPAIALLDTNIKGNRTIFPDTKVIQQGEFQNDVGQAIEIYQKYWEKLRTGD; encoded by the coding sequence ATGAAAACCTTATTAAAACTGCTTATTATTCTTATTGTCGTTCTGCTTACCTTAATCCAGGCCCAGGCCGCAGAAAAAATCTATGTGTACAACTGGACGGAATATCTGCCCGAATCCGTTATTGCTCAATTTACCAAAGAGACCGGTATTGAAGTGGTTTATGCCACCTATGACAGCAATGAAGCCATGTATGCCAAACTCAAACTGATTAAAAAAGACGGATATGACGTGGCAGTTCCCTCAACCTACTTTGTTTCAAAGATGGGCAGGGAAGGTATGCTCATGAAACTGGACCAGACCCTTTTACCGAACATGAAGGATCTTGACCCAGAACTTTTAAACAAGGATTACGACCCAAACAACACCTACTCCATCCCTTATATGTGGGGATCAACCGGCATTGCCGTGAACACCGACGAAATCCCCAAAGAACAAATCACATCATGGAAGGATCTGTGGAAACCTGAATTTAAAGGCAGACTGCTGCTCCAGGACGATTTGAGAGAAGTATTTCACATGGCGCTGCGCATTAAGGGATTTTCCGGCAACACCACAAATCCCAAAGAAATTGAGCAGGCCTACCTGCTGCTCAAAGATTTAATGCCAAACGTACTGCTCTTCAACTCCGATTCCCCCAGACTGCCCTTTCTGGCCGGCGAGGTGAGCATTGGCATGATTTGGAATGGTGAAGCCTGGATGGCCCAGCAGGAAAATCCGGCAATCCAGTATGTATATCCCAGGGAAGGCGCAAGCTTCTGGGTGGACAGCTTTGTCATCCCAAAAGGGGCAAGAAACCCCAAAGGCGCCCATGCATTTATCAACTTTATGATGAAACCGGAAGTGGCCAAGACCTGTGTTGAAGAATACGGATACCCCACCCCGGTGAAGCCTGCCATTGCCCTGCTGGATACAAACATCAAAGGTAACCGGACCATCTTTCCCGACACCAAGGTTATCCAGCAAGGGGAGTTCCAGAATGATGTGGGGCAGGCCATTGAAATTTATCAGAAGTACTGGGAAAAACTTCGTACCGGCGACTAA
- a CDS encoding IscA/HesB family protein encodes MINVTKPAQEQVRMYFEGKEIAPIRIFLNSGGCGGPSLAMALDEKKDTDAVFTFDDIEYIIDKDLLEKAGNVDIDFAGNGFHLDSGLKPTGGCMGCSGGTCGS; translated from the coding sequence ATGATCAACGTCACTAAACCTGCCCAGGAACAGGTCAGGATGTACTTTGAAGGCAAAGAAATTGCACCCATCAGAATCTTTCTCAACAGCGGTGGATGCGGCGGACCAAGCCTTGCTATGGCTTTGGACGAAAAAAAAGATACAGATGCCGTATTTACCTTTGATGATATCGAATACATTATAGATAAGGATCTTTTGGAAAAAGCCGGCAATGTGGATATTGATTTCGCAGGCAACGGCTTTCATCTTGATTCCGGTTTGAAACCCACAGGCGGATGTATGGGTTGCAGCGGCGGGACATGCGGCAGTTAA